In Porphyromonas cangingivalis, a genomic segment contains:
- a CDS encoding DUF3872 domain-containing protein, which translates to MKKKILNTILVIGVLALAGFCLSACDNELDIQQAYPFTVETMPVQKHIVKGQTAEIRCTLKREGNFADTRYTIRYFQPDGKGRLKMEDGTIFKPNDRYPLTKEEFRLYYTSASTDQQTIDVYVEDNFGQTAKLSFEFNSQGEEEK; encoded by the coding sequence ATGAAAAAGAAAATATTGAATACGATTTTGGTAATAGGAGTGCTTGCTCTTGCAGGATTTTGTTTATCTGCTTGTGATAATGAGTTGGATATTCAGCAGGCGTACCCGTTCACTGTCGAGACGATGCCCGTTCAGAAGCACATCGTCAAGGGACAGACGGCGGAGATACGCTGTACATTGAAAAGGGAGGGCAACTTTGCCGACACCCGCTACACCATAAGGTACTTTCAGCCCGATGGAAAAGGACGGCTGAAGATGGAAGACGGCACGATATTCAAACCCAATGACCGTTACCCGCTTACAAAAGAGGAGTTCAGGCTTTACTACACCTCTGCTTCCACCGACCAGCAGACAATCGACGTGTATGTGGAGGACAATTTCGGACAGACGGCAAAACTCTCGTTTGAGTTCAACAGCCAAGGGGAAGAGGAAAAGTAG
- a CDS encoding toprim domain-containing protein yields the protein MDMRQMREIPIADFLNAMGIHPTKQKGNALWYSAPYRTERTPSFKVDIAKNVWFDFGTGKGGDIFDLAGEFIGSSDFLLRAAFIARNGACPLPVMEQSLREKERDPSFEDIERRPLLNGRLLGYLEERGIDAHVAIPNCEEVRYRVRGKRYYAIGFRNEAGGMELRNCFFKGCIPPKDISLKRNGSNVCAVFEGFMDYLSAMQLGIIASDWLVLNSVSNMEKALKVLGGYHRIECYLDNDNAGRRTLERLRADFGEKVIDRSSLYADHKDLNDYLLYQRQE from the coding sequence ATGGACATGCGACAGATGAGAGAGATACCCATTGCGGACTTCCTGAACGCAATGGGTATTCATCCGACCAAACAGAAAGGAAACGCTTTATGGTATTCCGCTCCGTACCGCACGGAACGGACACCCTCTTTCAAGGTCGATATCGCCAAGAATGTTTGGTTCGATTTCGGGACGGGCAAAGGTGGCGACATCTTCGACTTGGCAGGAGAGTTTATCGGAAGCAGTGATTTTCTCCTACGGGCGGCATTCATCGCACGGAACGGAGCTTGTCCGCTTCCCGTTATGGAGCAATCGCTAAGGGAAAAAGAAAGAGATCCCTCCTTTGAGGATATTGAGAGGCGTCCCTTATTGAATGGCAGACTGTTGGGCTATCTGGAAGAACGGGGTATCGATGCCCACGTTGCCATCCCCAACTGCGAGGAGGTGAGGTATCGTGTACGGGGCAAGCGGTACTATGCCATCGGCTTTCGTAACGAGGCAGGAGGAATGGAATTGCGTAATTGCTTTTTCAAGGGTTGCATACCGCCCAAAGACATTTCACTGAAGCGTAACGGCTCGAACGTGTGTGCCGTCTTTGAGGGTTTTATGGATTACCTCTCCGCCATGCAACTCGGCATAATCGCTTCGGACTGGCTTGTCCTTAATTCCGTTTCCAACATGGAGAAGGCACTGAAAGTACTGGGCGGTTATCACAGGATAGAATGCTACCTCGATAATGATAATGCGGGACGAAGAACATTGGAAAGGCTGAGGGCAGATTTCGGAGAGAAGGTTATTGACCGTTCCTCTCTGTATGCCGACCACAAAGATTTGAATGATTACCTGCTCTATCAAAGGCAGGAGTGA